The following DNA comes from Nocardioides sp. JQ2195.
AGGGGCGCACGGAGCCCCGGTTCAAGGACGAGACCACCCCGATGTGACACCCTGAGCGTCGCTCGCTCAGGTGCCGGACTCGCACAGCCTCACGAAGGCCCCCAGCTCCACCAGCCCCCGGGTGCTGCCCGGGAGGTAGGACGTCAACGCCGTCGACCGGACCAGCACCGCACGCCACTGGGCACGCGAGATGGCCACGTTGATGCGGTTGCGCAACAGCAGGAAGTCCATGCCCCGGGGCACGTCGGCCGCCGACGACGCGGTCATCGACACGAACACCACGGGGGCCTCCTGGCCCTGGAACTTGTCGACGGTACCGACCTTGACGTCGCCGAGCCCGGCGTCGGCCAGCATCTGGGTGATCAGCTGACGCTGGGCGTTGTACGGCGCCACGACCAGCACGTCGGCCCGGCCCAGCTGCCTGGGGGTCGAGGGGTCCTCGGGATCCTGCCAGTCGAGGCGACCGACGACGGAGCGGATCCGGTCGACGATCACCCGGGCTTCTTCGACGCTCGACGTGCGGTTTTCCTGGTGGGAGATCCTCACGACCTCGAGCCCCGGCGCGAAACCGTCGATCGACCTCTTGCTCGCCGGTGGGGCCGAGTGCAGCAGCCCGTCGTAGGACAGCTCCGACACGGGGGCGCAGACCGCCGGGTGCATCCGATAGCTGTCCGCGAGGAAGTAGCCGAGCTCGGCGGGCAGGGAGTGGTGACCGTCCATCAGCCAGCCCAGGGCGGACCTGTTGACGGGCTCGCCATGGGTGCCCTGGCTGACCTGCGGCAGCTGTTGCGGGTCGCCGAGCAGGAGCAACCGCTGGGCAGCCACCGAGACCGCGATCGTGTTGGCCAGTGAGAACTGCCCCGCCTCGTCGATGACCAGCAGGTCGAGCCCGTCGCGCGGGAAGGAGGTCGCCGCGTAGGCCCACGCTGTGCTGCCGACGAGACACCCTCCCTCGGTGCCCTCCACGAAGGCAGCCGGGTCCTTCTTCTCCTGCCACGGCCTGGTTCCGGCCTTGGATCCGGGCTTGGGCTTCTTGGCGATCAGCGTCGGGTCGAGCCCGCGCTTGACCACGGCGGCGAGGAAGTTCTCCACCACCGCGTGGGACTGGGCGACGACGCCGACCTTCCAGCCGTGGTCGCGCACCAACCGCGTGATCACCTCGGACCCGGTGTAGGTTTTCCCGGTGCCGGGTGGGCCCTGCACGGCCAGGTAGGACCTGTCGATCGACAGCAACGCCTCGGTCAGGTCGGCCGCCTTGTCACCCGAGTCAGGAAGTGTGCCGCCGGCGCCTCCGGCGGTCAGTCGGGGCCCGCGCTTGGCGAGCACGTCGAGGGCCGGCTGGGCGGGAAGGGTGCCCAACCGGTCGGCCTCGGTGGCGACCTCCCGGATCGCCTCGGCCAAGGGCTTCTCGTTCACCCCGAAGCCGGGGATCAGGGCGAGCGGCAGCTCCGGGTGGCCGTCCATCTGCATCTTGAGGGTCTCGGTGAAGGTGATCCGGAAGCGCTCCCCCTCGGGCTCCACGGCGGTGATCGTCACGCCGAAGCCGGCAGCGTGCACTCCGTTCTCGGGCGGGCACAGCTCTTGGGGCATCGGATCGGCGTACATGCTGTCCATCCCCGAGGCCACCCCGACAGCGCTGCCGACCGGGAGGTCCACCACGGCAGTCAGCACCCGGGTGAAGGTCCTCTTGCGGGGTCCCTTGAACCAGTCGTCGACCACCTCCGGCGGGTCGTCGAAGCAGACCACGTCGGGCGAGGTGCGCCAGGAACCGACCGGCTCACCGAGCCGGTTGAAGTGGGCCCACGCCTCGGGAAGGCGTTCGCGCCGGTGGTAGCCGAGGGCGGAGGCGAGCATCGCCCACCCCTGCTCCTCGTGCGTGCGCTCGGGACGCGGGGCGGCGCCGGCGCGCGAGCGCAGGGAGTCGGTCAGTGCGACGAGGGCCTCGTCGACCTCGCTCTCGCTCTCGCCTCCCCCAGCGGAGTCGTCGGAGTCGCCGGAGTCGGCCGCACCGCCACGACCGCCGGTGGCGCCGCCGGTGCCGCCGTCGTCCTCGACAGGCTCCACCAGACCGCGGAGCCAGTCACGCAGCTCGAGGGTGGAGACACAGTCGATCTCGTTGTAGTCGAGCAGGTTCGCTCGCTTCACCGCAGCGCCCGAGGCATCGCCGAGGTCCCGGAGCTGGCAGTAGTCGTGGTACTCCGCGATCGAGGCGTCGCCCTTCGTCACCTCGCCACCGCGAGGGGTCGAGAGGTAGAGCGGCTCCAGCCTCTTGATGCTGTAGGACGACTCCGAGATCAGCACCGACTCGCGAACCGTGGCATAGAGGTCGACGAACACCCCGCGCCGGAGCAGGTCGTCGACCACCGACTCGTGGGTCTCACACACACCGGCCAGCCGCTTCAGCGCGGTCACCTCGTAGGGCGCGTAGTGATAGATGTGCAGGTCGGGATGCACCTCGAGGCGCGCCACGACGTCGTCGAGGAACGCGATCAGCTGGTCCTTCTCTGCGGTGTGGTCGTCGGCCCACAGCGGCATGAACTGCCGCGGCTGGCTCGGGTGGTCGGGTGAGGTCAGGACGCCCCAGAGGTATTCGAGACCCCACCGGTCGGGGTCGCCCTCGTTGAAGAGCGGGTCACCCTCGAAGTCGAAGAACAGGTCACCGGGAGACGGCTCCGGCAGGCTGCGCAGGGCCTGCTGGGAGATGACCTCGTGGAGGGTCTCTCCCTCGGCCGCACCCTGCACCTGGAGCCGCGCCTGC
Coding sequences within:
- a CDS encoding bifunctional RecB family nuclease/DEAD/DEAH box helicase, whose amino-acid sequence is MFTLGDSLIWSATDLVTAARCEFALLSQVDRLLGRAPQDESPDDPLMAQIADLGKRHEAQALAAFEAELGVHDAARGTGVRRFEAVPGFSSAALEDAAQLTAEALTEGADVLHQPAFFDGEFFGYADFLRATPEGWVVVDAKLARQAQPTALLQLAAYSTAVTRAGGRVAPVVRLHLGDDRVLDFPREELEAVFRERRARIRALLVSHQAGVDPVRWDQPGILHCGSCADCERAAVAADDLVLVARLRMDQRRRLKSVGIHTMGDLAEAETGPSGMAGSTFAKLRAQARLQVQGAAEGETLHEVISQQALRSLPEPSPGDLFFDFEGDPLFNEGDPDRWGLEYLWGVLTSPDHPSQPRQFMPLWADDHTAEKDQLIAFLDDVVARLEVHPDLHIYHYAPYEVTALKRLAGVCETHESVVDDLLRRGVFVDLYATVRESVLISESSYSIKRLEPLYLSTPRGGEVTKGDASIAEYHDYCQLRDLGDASGAAVKRANLLDYNEIDCVSTLELRDWLRGLVEPVEDDGGTGGATGGRGGAADSGDSDDSAGGGESESEVDEALVALTDSLRSRAGAAPRPERTHEEQGWAMLASALGYHRRERLPEAWAHFNRLGEPVGSWRTSPDVVCFDDPPEVVDDWFKGPRKRTFTRVLTAVVDLPVGSAVGVASGMDSMYADPMPQELCPPENGVHAAGFGVTITAVEPEGERFRITFTETLKMQMDGHPELPLALIPGFGVNEKPLAEAIREVATEADRLGTLPAQPALDVLAKRGPRLTAGGAGGTLPDSGDKAADLTEALLSIDRSYLAVQGPPGTGKTYTGSEVITRLVRDHGWKVGVVAQSHAVVENFLAAVVKRGLDPTLIAKKPKPGSKAGTRPWQEKKDPAAFVEGTEGGCLVGSTAWAYAATSFPRDGLDLLVIDEAGQFSLANTIAVSVAAQRLLLLGDPQQLPQVSQGTHGEPVNRSALGWLMDGHHSLPAELGYFLADSYRMHPAVCAPVSELSYDGLLHSAPPASKRSIDGFAPGLEVVRISHQENRTSSVEEARVIVDRIRSVVGRLDWQDPEDPSTPRQLGRADVLVVAPYNAQRQLITQMLADAGLGDVKVGTVDKFQGQEAPVVFVSMTASSAADVPRGMDFLLLRNRINVAISRAQWRAVLVRSTALTSYLPGSTRGLVELGAFVRLCESGT